A section of the Phacochoerus africanus isolate WHEZ1 chromosome 4, ROS_Pafr_v1, whole genome shotgun sequence genome encodes:
- the MYOZ3 gene encoding myozenin-3, translated as MIPKEQKGPVVTAMGDLTEPVPLLDLGKKLSVPQDLMVEELSLPNNRGSLLFQERQRRVQKFTFEFTASQRASAAASAKGTVTATAAPGRAANSPEGQNYSSELHVSLASPGGPEDVQPAAPRAVSAPSPSALAPGYAEPLKGIPPEKFNHTAIPKGYCCPWQEFVSYRDYLGEGRSHTPSLADYRNFNKTPVPFGGPLAGETLPRAGTPSVPELSSGLELLRLRPSFNRVAQGWVRNLPESEEL; from the exons TCCCCCTGCTGGATCTGGGCAAGAAGCTGAGCGTGCCTCAGGACCTGATGGTGGAGGAGCTGTCGCTGCCCAACAACCGAGGCTCCCTCCTCTTCCAGGAGAGACAGCGCCGCGTGCAGAAGTTCACCTTTGAGTTTACGGCCAGCCAGCGGGCG AGTGCGGCAGCAAGTGCCAAGGGGACGGTGACAGCAACGGCGGCGCCTGGGAGG GCTGCCAACAGCCCCGAGGGGCAGAACTACAGCTCCGAGCTCCATGTCTCCCTGGCGTCGCCGGGAGGCCCTGAGGACGTGCAGCCGGCAGCCCCCCGGGCCGTGagtgcccccagccccagcgccCTGGCCCCTG GCTATGCCGAGCCACTGAAGGGCATCCCTCCGGAGAAGTTCAACCACACCGCCATCCCCAAGGGCTACTGCTGCCCCTGGCAGGAGTTCGTCAGCTACCGGGACTACCTGGGCGAGGGCCGAAGTCACACCCCCAGCCTGGCGGATTATCGCAATTTCAACAA GACCCCCGTGCCCTTTGGAGGACCGCTGGCAGGGGAGACCCTTCCGAGGGCAGGCACCCCGTCTGTCCCGGAGCTCAGCAGCGGCTTGGAACTCCTCCGCCTCAGACCCAGCTTCAACAGGGTGGCCCAGGGCTGGGTCCGCAACCTCCCCGAGTCTGAGGAGCTGTAG